From the Xiphophorus hellerii strain 12219 chromosome 20, Xiphophorus_hellerii-4.1, whole genome shotgun sequence genome, the window CTGATCTAGATAAGAGGCAACATGAGTAAGACCGCTAGGTAATATCCGTGTTAATGATCATCCCGCAGGAGAACTGCAAGAATGAAGAAATCCTCCTGTCCCTGAAGCATGTCCGTCCAGGAAACGGCTTTGAGCCAAAGTTTCAGCTCCTGGAGAAGGTGGATGTCAATGGGAAGGACGCCAACCTGCTGTTTGTGTTCCTGAAAGAAAAGCTCCCATTCCCCAGCGACGATCCTTCATCCCTGATGACCGACCCCAAGCTGATCATCTGGAGCCCGGTGAGCCGGAACGACGTGGCCTGGAACTTTGAGAAGTTCCTCATTGGGCCAGACGGAATGCCTTTTAAGCGCTACAGCAGGAGGTTCCTCACCAGCGACATCGAGGAAGACATCAAGAAGCTCCTCAGTCAGGCGACCTAACCACTCCACAGCTCACCCTGGCCCTATTATGTTCAGCCATAAACCAGGTTCCAACTTGTAATTCACCAGGGAGACATCTGTGGGCCTTGTCTAGTCCCTCCGTGGTTTCTCTAGTTGTTGGCATCACCTGTGCTCTCCTGTGTCTGATAgctgtgttgtttgtttttactacaTGAAGACGCCCTCTGAAACCAGGTGTAAGGGGGGTGTTGGATGAAATGTAAAAGATGCAATGTTTACAGCTTCATCGGCTGCATGTAAAGCACGGTTGTGGTGTGATATGAGGACCAATAAAAGTTTTTATCCagactttgtctttttaattgTCCCCCAAACCTTAAGCTCTATGCCATCAAAGCACCAATAAGTTTCTATTGTATTCCTTTTACTATTTGAATTCTCTTTAGCAAGTAGAAG encodes:
- the gpx1b gene encoding glutathione peroxidase 1b, which encodes MASKFYSLTAKLLTGEIFNFSSLQGKVVLIENVASLUGTTVRDYTQMNELHEKYSSKGLVILGVPCNQFGHQENCKNEEILLSLKHVRPGNGFEPKFQLLEKVDVNGKDANLLFVFLKEKLPFPSDDPSSLMTDPKLIIWSPVSRNDVAWNFEKFLIGPDGMPFKRYSRRFLTSDIEEDIKKLLSQAT